The Brevundimonas sp. SORGH_AS_0993 genome segment CGGCGAGACGGTCAAGCTGGCCTATGTCGATCAGTCGCGCGACGACCTGAAGCCGGACGAAACCATCTGGCAGGCGATCAGCGGCGGCACCGACGTGATGATGGTCGGCAAGCGCGAGATCAACACCCGCGCCTATGTCGGCAGCTTCAACTTCAAGGGCGGCGATCAGCAGAAGAAGGTCGGCCAACTGTCGGGTGGCGAGCGCAACCGCGTCCATCTGGCCAAGACCCTGGCGTCCGGCGGCAATCTGATCCTGCTCGACGAACCGACCAACGACCTGGACATCGAGACCCTACAGAACCTGGAAGAGGCGCTGGAAGAGTTCGCCGGCTGCGCCGTGGTCATCTCCCACGACCGCTGGTTCCTTGACCGCCTGGCCACCCACATCCTGGCTTTCGAAGGCAATGGCCATGTCGAGTGGTTCGAGGGCAACTTCGAAGCCTACGAACAGGACAAGATGCGCCGCCTGGGCGCCGACAGCATCATCCCCAAGCGCGTTCAGCACCAGAAGTTCGGCCGCTGATCGCCTGACCTGAAAAAGGAGCCGCTGCATGACCCAACGCCCCGCCGTTCTCATCATGCAGCGGCATCTGGCCCCGCTCTCCGGCTTTCTGGAGAGCGCCTTTGACGTGTATCGTTTCTGGGAAGGGCCGCCGGTCGAGGCCGCCCATGACATCCGCGCCCTGATCGTCGCGGGCGAGTATCCGCTGGATAAGACGCTGATCGAGCGCCTGCCGAACCTTGGCCTGATCGCCTGTTTCACCGCCGGCTACGACGGCATCGACGTCGAATGGTGTAGGGCGCGCGGCCTGCCAGTCACTCATGCGCCGGGCGTCAATCACGAAGACGTGGCCGATCATGCGCTGGGCCTGATCCTGGCCGCCCGTCGCCAGATCGTTTCCGGCGACCGTCAGGTCCGCAACGGCGATTGGAAGGTCGAATCCCGCACCATCACCCCCTCCCTGGCCGGTCAAAAGCTGGGCGTCGTCGGCCTGGGCCACATCGGCCGCGCGGTGGCCGAACGGGCCGGGGCGTTCCGCATGAATGTGTCCTGGTGGGGTCCCCGCCCGCATGAGGCGCGATGGCCCCGCGCAGACAGTCTTCTGAACCTGGCCAAGGACAGCGACATCCTGGTCGTGGCCTGCAAGGCCGATGAGACCAATCGCGGTCTGATCTCGCGCACGGTCATCCAAGCCCTGGGGCCGGACGGCCTCCTGATCAATGTCTCTCGCGGTCAGGTGGTGGATGAAGACGCCCTGATCGACGCCCTGAAGTCCGGCGTCCTGGGCCAGGCGGCGCTGGACGTCTTCCAGGAAGAACCCACCGATCCGACGCGCTGGGCGGACACGCCCAATGTGATCCTGACGCCCCACACCGCCGGCGCGACGACCGCCGGAGTGCAGGGCATGCTGGTGCTGCTGATCGAAAACCTGCAGGCCCATTTCGCGGGCGCCCCCCTGAAGACGCCCGTGGTCTGATCAGTTCGGCCGTTGGGGCCGCTCGTCGGCGGTCACGACGCCGTCGCCGTTCTTGTCCAACGCCTTGAACAGGGTCTGGACGCCCGTATTCATCTCCTCGCGGGTGATACGGCCGTCGCCGTCGGCGTCGAAGCGCGCCAGCATACGCCCGCCTCGCGCATTGGCCAGTTCGGCGGCGTCGATCACCCCGTCATGATTGGCGTCCAGCCGGTCGAACAGCCGGCCAGTGCGCGACTGCATCTCGGCCACGGTTTCGCGCTCGGGCGGGCGCATCATGCCCATGCGCGGCCCAGCCTGGTCGCCGGACATCTGCGGCATGGGCGGGTCGGGAAAGTCGCTTTGGGCCATGGCGGGACCTGCGACGGCGAAGGCGGCGACGGCGGCGATCATGATAAAGCGCATGAGATTGCTCCAAAGGGCGTTATCCTCCTCAAACGCGCGCACGAAGTTTTCCCGTCGCGCGATTTCCGAGACCGCGCTTTTTCCTTGCACAATCATATAAGGATATCCTTATATGAAACGCATGAGCCTGTCCGCCGATCAGACCGTCGAAGCCCTGCGCGCTGCGGGCGAACCGACCCGTCTCCGCATCCTGTCGCTGCTGGGCGGCGAGGAACTGTCGGTCATGGAGCTGTCGCGCATCTTGGATCAAAGCCAGCCGCGCGTCTCGCGCCATCTCAAGCTGATGACGGACGCCGGACTGATCGAACGGTTCCCGGATGGGGCGCGGGTCTATTATCGCCTGTCGCACGACGCCCAGGCGCGCCGCCTGATCGACACGGTTCTGGACATCCTGGCCGACGACGCGGGCGAGGCCGACCACCGCCGTCTGGACGACGTGCGCAAGGAGCGCGAGGTCGCCGCCGCCGACTATTTCGAACAGGTCGCGCCTCAATGGGACCGGCTGCGCTCCCTCTATGTCAGTGAAACCGCCGTCGAAGCGGCTCTGGAACGAGCCGTCGGCCCCGGACCGTTCGAGCGGGTCGTGGACCTGGGCACCGGCTCGGGCCGGATGCTGACCCTGTTCGGCAAGAAGGCCAAGATGTCGGTCGGGCTGGACCTCAGCCAGAACATGCTGAACATCGCCCGGGCCAATGTCTCCAAGGCCGGGTTGGACAAGGTCGAACTGCGCCACGGCGACATCTTCTCCACCCGCCTGCCCGCCGCCAGCGCCGACCTGGTGATCGTGCATCAGGTGCTGCACTATCTGGCCGATCCCGCCGCCGCCGTGTCCGAGGCCGCGCGCCTGGTCAGCGTGGGCGGCCGCCTGGTCATTGTGGACTTCGCCCCACACGACTTCGAACATATGCGCGAGGCGCATCAGCATCGCCGCCTGGGCTTCGCCGACGCCGAGATCCGCGACTGGCTGACCGGCGCAGGGCTGACGCCCTCGGCGCCCATCGCCCTGCCCCCCGACAACGAGGGCCTGACCGTAACCATCTGGACTGCGCAGCGCCGCGCCCAGTCCGAACGAAAGACCGCCTGATGGCCGCCCCCGCCCTGAACCTGGCCGATGCCCGCGCCCTGCTGCTGTCGCCGCTGGGGCCGGTCGCCCGCGCCGGGTCGAACCACAATGCGGTCAACGTCTCCTTCGAATTCTTTCCGCCCAAGTCGGACGAGGCCGAAGCCAATCTGTGGAAGGCCGTCCGCAGGCTGGAGCCGCTGAACCCCGCCTTCGTCTCCGTCACCTATGGCGCCGGCGGCTCGACCCGCGAGCGGACCCACCGCACGGTTCAGCGCATCATCGGCGAGACCACCCTGCGCCCCGCCGCCCACCTGACCTGCGTGGAGGCCAGCCGTGACGAGGTGGACGAGGTGATCGAGGGCTACAAGGCCATCGGCGTCGATCACATCGTGGCCCTGCGCGGCGACCCGCCCGGCGGCATGAACGATTCCGGGAGCATCGGCGGCGCCTATCAGCCCCGCGCCGACGGCTACGCCAACGCCACCGAACTGACGGCCGCCATAAGTCGCATCGGCGGTTTCGAAGTGACGGTCGGCGCCTATCCGGAGAAGCACCCGGAAAGCCCGTCCATCGACCACGACATCGAGGTTCTCAAGGCCAAGATCGACGCGGGCGCCACGCGCGCCGTGACCCAGTTCTTCTTCGACATCGAGGCCTTCCTGCGCTTCCGCGACCGGGTGCGCGCGGCGGGGATCACGATTCCGCTGATCCCCGGCATCATGCCGGTGTCGAACTTCGCGGGACTGAAGCGAATGACGGCGGCGTGCGGCGCGGCCCTGCCCGACTGGCTGGCGGCCCATTTCGACGGCCTGGACGACGACCCCGAGACCCGCAAGCTGCTGGCCGCCTCCATCGCCGCAGAGAACTGCGCGCGTCTGCAGGAGGAGGGCTTCTCGGACTTCCACTTCTACACCCTGAACCGGGCCGAACTGGTTTACGCCATCTGCCGGGTGCTGGGCGTGCGCGAACAGAAGGCCGTCGCCTGATGCCGTTGACCCGTTCCGAACGCATCGCCGCCCTGCATCAGGCGGCCAGGGATCGCATTCTGGTCCTGGACGGCAGCTGGGGCGTCATGATCCAGCGGCGCGGCCTGTCGGAAGCCGATTTCCGCGGCGACCGCTTCACCACCGCCAACGGCTATGACGAGCGCGACCAGATGAAGGGGAACAACGACATCCTCTGCATCAGCCGGCCCGACATCATCGCCGACCTGCACGATCAGTATTACGGCGCCGGCGCCGACATCTCGGAAACCAACACCTTCTCGGCCACCGTCATCGCCCAGGACGACTACAAACTGGACGCCCAGGCCGTCTGGGACATCAACCTGGAAGGCGCGAAACTGGCCCGCGCCTCAGCCGATCGCTGGACGGAAAAGGAGCCGCACAAGCCCCGTTTCGCCGCCGGCTCCATCGGCCCGCTGAACAAGATGCTGTCGATGTCGTCTGACGTGAACGATCCCGGCGCCCGCAGCGTGACCTTCGACCAGGTCTATGACGCCTATCGCCATCAGGTGCAGGCGCTGAACGAAGGCGGCGTGGATCTCTATCTGATCGAAACCATCACCGACACGTTGAACTGCAAGGCCTGCATCAAGGCGATCAAGGATCTGGAGGACGAGGGGTTGGAGCCCCTGCCCATCTGGATTTCCGGCACCATCACCGACCGTTCGGGCCGCACCCTGTCGGGCCAGACGGCCGAGGCTTTCTGGAACAGCGTGCGCCACGCCAAGCCCTTCGCCGTCGGCTTCAACTGCGCCCTGGGCGCCGACCTGATGCGGCCCTTCATCGCCGAACTCAGCCGCGTCGCCGACACCCTGGTCGCGGCCTATCCCAACGCCGGCCTGCCCAACGCCATGGGCCAGTACGACGAGGAACCGCACGAGACCGCCCACTTCATCGAGGAATGGGCGGCGTCCGGACTGGTCAACATCGTCGGCGGCTGCTGCGGCACGACGCCGGACCACATCCGGCATGTCGCCGAGGAAGTCGCGCCGCTGAAGCCCCGCGCGATCCCGGAACGGCCGGTGGCCTTGCGGCTGAGCGGCCTCGAACCGTTCGAACTGGTGTCGTGATGGCTTTCCTCACCCGCTCATCCCGGCGAAAGCCGGGACCCAGTTCTTTGGGCGATAGCCGCCGATGCGTGGGTGTCGCCCGTCATCCCAGACACCGTGCCTCACAAAAGCGCTGGGTCCCGGCTTTCGCCGGGATGAACGGAGTTTTTGCGTGAGACCTGTCTTCATCAACGTCGGCGAACGCACCAACGTCACCGGCTCGGCCAAATTCCGCAAGCTGGTGGTCGAGGGCGACTATTCGGCGGCTCTGGACGTCGCCCGGCAACAGGTCGAGGCCGGCGCCCAGATCATCGACGTCAACATGGATGAAGGGCTGCTGGACGGCGTCGTCGCCATGCAGACCTTCCTCAACCTGATCGCGGCCGAGCCCGACATCGCCCGTGTGCCGGTGATGATCGACAGCTCCAAATGGGAGGTGATCGAGGCGGGCCTGAAGTGCGTCCAGGGCAAGCCCATCGTCAATTCCATCTCGATGAAGGCGGGCGAGGCCGAGTTCCGCGACCATGCGGTCAAATGCCTGCGTTACGGCGCCGCCGTCGTGGTCATGGCCTTTGACGAGGTGGGCCAGGCCGACACCGCGGCCCGCAAGATCGAGATCTGCACCCGCGCCTATCGCATCCTGGTCGACGAGGTCGGTTTCCCGCCCGAGGACATCATCTTCGATCCCAACATCTTCGCCGTGGCGACGGGGATCGAGGAGCACGACAACTACGCCGTCGACTTCATCGAGGCGGTCAGGGTCATCAAAGCCACCCTGCCCTACGCCCGCATCTCGGGCGGGGTGTCGAACGTGTCGTTCAGCTTCCGCGGCAACGAGCCTGTGCGCCGGGCGATCCACAGCGTCTTCCTGTACCACGCCATCAACGCCGGCATGGACATGGGCATCGTCAACGCCGGCGACCTGCCGGTCTATGACGACATCGACGCCGAACTGCGCGAGGCGGTCGAGGACGTGATCCTGAACCGGCCCCAGCGGACCAATGTGTCCAACACCGAGCGGCTGGTGGACATGGCGCCCCGCTACAAGGGCGAGAAGGGTCAGGCCCGCGTCGTCGATCTGAAATGGCGCGAACAGCCGGTCGGCAAGCGGATCGAACACGCCCTGGTCAACGGCATCACGGAGTTCATCGAGGCCGACACTGAAGAGGCGCGCCTGGCGTCAGAGCGCCCGCTGCATGTGATCGAAGGCCCGCTGATGGACGGGATGAACGTGGTCGGCGACCTGTTCGGCTCGGGCAAGATGTTCCTGCCCCAGGTGGTGAAGTCCGCCCGCGTGATGAAACAGGCCGTCGCCTGGCTGGAACCCTTCATGGAGGCCGAAAAGGCAGGCAAGCCGCGCGAACAGGCGGGCCGTATCCTGATGGCCACCGTCAAGGGCGACGTCCACGACATCGGCAAGAACATCGTCGGCGTCGTGCTTCAGTGCAACAACTACGAGGTCATCGACCTGGGCGTCATGGTCCCGGCCGACCGCATCCTCGACGCCGCCGTCGAGCACAAGGTGGACATCATCGGCCTGTCCGGCCTGATCACGCCGAGCCTGGACGAGATGGTCTTCGTCGCGCGCGAGATGCAGCGGCGCGGCTTTTCCATCCCCCTGCTGATCGGCGGGGCGACAACCAGCCGGACCCATACCGCCGTGAAGATCGAGCCCGGCTACTCGGCCGGATCGACCACCTATGTCGTCGACGCCAGCCGCGCCGTGGGCGTCGTCTCCGGCCTGCTGTCCCCCACCGACAAGGCGCGCAACGAAGCCGCCACCCGCGACGAATACATCCGCATCCGCGAACAATATGCGCGCGGCCAGGAGGTGAAGGCCCGCGCCTCGATCCAGCAGGCGCGAGACAACCGCTGGCGGCCCGCCGAGGACCAGTCGCCTGCCCCCGCCCCGTCCTTCCTGGGCGTGCGCGCCTACGACGCCTGGGACCTGAAGGACCTGGCCGATCACATCGACTGGACGCCCTTCTTCGCCAGTTGGGAGTTGATCGGCCGCTATCCGCTGATCCTGGAGGACGAGATCGTCGGCGAGGCCGCGCGCGACCTGTTCAAGGACGCGCAGGACATGTTGAAGCGGATCATCGAGGAGCGCTGGTTCACCGCCAGGGGCGTGGTCGGCTTCTGGCCCGCCAATGCGCGCGGCGACGACATCCTGGTCTGGAGCGACGAGACCCGCACGACCGAAATCGCCCGCTTCCACGGCCTGCGCCAGCAGATCGCCAAGTCCAACGGCAAGCCGAACCTGTGCCTGTCCGACTTTGTGGCGGAGACGGGTCAGGACTATATCGGCGCCTTCGCCGTGACCGCCGGGCATGGCGAACTGGAGAAGGCCGCCGCCTTCAAGGCCGCGGGCGACGACTATTCCGCCATCATGGCCACCGCCCTGGCCGACCGCCTGGCCGAAGCCTTCGCCGAGCGGCTGCACAAGGCGGTGCGGACCCAGCTCTGGGGCTACGCCGCCGATGAGGCCACCAGCGTTCAGGACCTGATCGAGGAAAGATACCAGGGCATCCGCCCCGCCCCCGGCTATCCGGCCCAGCCCGACCACACGGAAAAGGCCACCCTGTTCCGCCTGCTGGACGCCGGGACCAACGCGGGCATGGCCCTGACCGAAAGCTTCGCCATGACGCCCCCGGCTTCGGTCTCGGGCCTGTATTTCGGCCACCCCGGCAGCCACTATTTCGGCGTCGGCAAGATCGACCGCGATCAGGTCGAGGACTATGCGGGCCGAAAGGGATGGGATGTGGAGACGGCCGAACGCTGGCTAGCTCCCATCGTCAACTACGATCCTTACGCCCCGAAACGCGAAACGGCGGCCTGACCGAAGCCAGACCGCCGTTTCTCGTCAGTTGATCGGTGGATCAGTTGGCGGTGGCAGACGCTGCGGCCGGCGCTTCCAGCCCGACCTCAGCCGGGGTGGCCGGCGGGGTGGTGATGTTCTCGCGGATACGGCGCGCCGCGTGTTCGCAGCGGCCCGGCAGGCCGTAGAACAGGCCGAACGACTGGCTGCGCGCCGCTTCGTCCTGGCTGGCCAGCAGCGGCGCCCATTGCGCCTTCACCGCCGCGACCGCACGGGCCGCCTCCGCCTTGGATGCGGCGCTCTGGCGCGGCGTGGCGGCGGCCAGTGCGCTGCGGAAATCCTGCGCTTCCAGACGGCCCAGACGCACCAGCTCCGTATCCTCGGGCGCAGGGTTCGTCAGGGTCTCGCCCAGATCGGCGTGGCCCGTCACCAGGGCGTCGCACCAGGCGACCAGCGGATAGTCCGCCGTCGGCGCCCCGCGCGGCAGCGGATTGGAATAGGCGATAGCCTCGCGCACCTTCAGGGCGTCGGCCGTCTCGGCCGGACGCGCGCCGGTCACGACGGGGCCTTCCGGCTCCTGAGCGAAGCCGGCGCTGCTGGCGCCGATCAGCGACAGGGCGGCCACGCCGCCAAGAAGGGTCTTCAACATGATGGTCCTTGAACTCCACGCCGCGACTGCGGGCGGCGAAGCTTAACGTTCTCAGCCCCAAATGGTTTTTCTGCGACCGCCCCCAACGAAAAAGGCGGCGGAGCGTGGCCCCGCCGCCTCAGTTTGTGGTCAGATCGATCTTAGAACTTGGCGGTCAGACCGACGTAGTAACGGCGACCCAGAACGTCGTATGTCGACGGATCGGTGTTGGCTTGAACGCCCGGCGAGTAGACGCGCGGGGATTCGTCGCCGACATTGTTGACGCCTGCGCGCAGGGCGACCGCGTCGTTGATCGACCACGAGGCATTGACGTCGAAGTAGTGCAACGGCTCCAGCACGTTGGTCGTGCCGAACTGCGTCATCTCACCCACGCGACGCCAGCGAACCCCAGCGCCGAACGGGCCCTTGGACCAGTTGACCGACGTCAGCAGCTTCCATTCGGGGAAGGTGTTGCCGAAGACGCTGTCGATCGTGCCGGTGCGGTTGATGAACGGGCCGCCGGCCGTGTCCTGGCGTTCCCAGTTCTCCAGCCAGCCGACCACGACGTTGACGTTGAACGCGCCGATATCCGGCAGGCCCACGTCCGCGGCGTCGATGCGGTAATCGACCTGCGCGTCGATGCCCGAGGTCTTCAGCGTCGCCAGGTTCTGGTTCAACTCGCGCGCCTGGACCACATTGCCAGTCAGCGGGTCGCGTTGGAACAGTTGGCAGTATCCATTGGTCGCGTCGTAGGTCGGGTTCTGGCCTTGGGCATTATAGCAGCCCTGCAGCTGGGCGGCAGCGCCGACCGTGCCGATCACGTTCGTGATCTCGATGTTGTAGTAGTCAATCGAGGCCGAAATGCCCGACAGCCAGGCGTTCTGGAAGCGCGACTGATAGACGGCGCCGACCGACCAGGTGTCGGCGGTTTCTTCTTCCAGGTTCACATTCCCGCCGGTGATGCCCGACACTTGGTTGTTGCCGAACTGATAGCTGTCGACCGACGCCGCCGAGATGCCTTGTGCGATACACAGAGCGCGGACCTGCGCGGCGTTGGTGCCGTTGCGGTAGCTGCTGCGGATATCGCAAGGATCGCCCGACAGACCCGCCGCCGACGGCGTACCGACCGAAGGGAAGCTGGTGTTGGTGGGGGCGTACAGTTCGCCGATCGACGGTGCGCGGACGGCGCGGTTGGCACCGCCTCGCAGACGCAGTCCGTCAACGACGCCCCATTCGACGTCGCGCCTTATAAGCCGCCACGCCGCCGATGGTGCTGTAGTCCGAATAGCGATAGCCGAGGGTCAGCTCAAGCGACTGAACGAACGGCAGGTCGCTGAGCACCGGCAGCAGCACTTCAGCGAATAGTTCGCGCGAGTTGGTCGAACCGGACAGCGCCTGTTGCGGATTGAATCCGGCGATTTCGGAGCCGCCCACATTGCCGCCGTCCGGAAGACCGTTCAGCCCCAGATGCGGGGTGACAGGGTTGGTCTGGGCCAGCGAAGCGTCCGGACGGAATGCGAAGTCGTCCTGACGATACTGCACGCCGAAGGCGCCCCGGGCTTCGCCCGCAGGCAGTTCGAAGAGCTTGCCCTGCAAGGAGGCTTCAACGACGCGCTGCTCACTGATCGTCGTGTTCTGTGCGCGACGCGAGATGTAGTTGACACAAGACGCCGAAAGGTTGGACTCGCCGAACGGATCGAAGCCGCCGGTGCAGAGGCTGGCACCGCCGTCGGGCGCGTCGAGCAGACGCTGAACGGCCGAGCGGGACACGTTGCCGGTCTGGGTGTTCACGTTGTCGACCCGGCCGTATTGCGCATAGACGTCATACGTCCAGCTGCTCTTGGGCACCTGGCCGCGAACGCCGGTCGTGATCTGGTAGACGTCATAGCGGTCGTTGCCGATCCGGCCGCCCACTTCCGTGAATCGCTTATTGAGCAGGAAGGAACCGGCCGGGTTCGGCCGGGCGTTCAGGAACGTGCGAATGTCGCCCGTAATGAACGGGTTGGTGGACGGCACGCGGAAACCGGTGCCCGGCACGTTGTTGGCGGCGGGCGTCGCCGCCAGTTCCTGCTGAGCCTCATACTGGGTGAACAGCACGTTGCCGTAAACCTCGGCGTTCTCGTTGATCTTGTACCGACCGCCCGCATAGACGTTGTAGCGATCAAGCGGTAGTTGCAGCGAGTTAAGCGCGCCGGTGTTGAAGGCATAGGTGCCGACGCCGGGTTGCGCGAAACCATCATAGGTGATGCCGCCAGGGCTCTGGAAGTTGCGGGTCAGGACATAGCTGAACAGCGAGTTGTTGTTGTTGAAGCCGAACTGGCCCGAGTTGCCGACGCAGGGCGCAGTCGGGTTGCTCGATGTCGGACAGACAGTCGGCGTGCCGAAGTAGCTGTTGATGAACGCCTGACTGGGCAGGTTGCCGGCGTCGAACGTCGTGGACCCCAGGGGCGTCGTGCCCGAGGCGCCCGAAATCGCGGCCCAGTCGCGCGCCGCATTATAGATTTGCGCCCGTGTGGAGCGCCCCAGCGACAGCACCATGTTGCCACGGTCGTCTGCGAAGTTGCCCCCCAGGGTCAGCGAATAGCTTTCGGTGGCGCCGTCGCTGCGGTCCGTTTGGCCATACTGCGCGTCGATCTGAACGCCTTCGAAGCTTTCATTGAGAATGAAGTTGGCAACCCCGGCCAGGGCGTCCGAACCATAGGCGGCCGAGGCGCCGCCCGAGATCACTTCGATGTTCTTGATAAGGGCGGTGGGGATGATGTTGACATCGACGACGCCGGACGAGTTCGACGGCACGACGCGACGACCGTTCATCAGCACAAGAGTACGAGACGTCCCCAAACCGCGCAGGTTCAAGTTGGCCTGGCCGCCGTTCGAAGGGTTGTTCGAGGTCGAATTGATAGAAGGAACGAACTGCGGCATGTCGTTCAGCAGGGTGTCGATCGTGACCGAGCCGGTCGCCTGGAAGTCTTCCGTATCGACGGTCACGATCGGGCTCGTCGATCGATAGTCCTGACGCGCGATCCGCGAACCCGTCACGACGATTTCGCCGACTTCGGTGGCCTGGTCGGCCGTCTGCGCAAACGACGGCGACGCGACCAGAGCCAGCGCGGCCCCCCCGATGATCGTGCTCGCCAACAGTCCGCTGCGATACTTGATGGTGTTCAAGGCATATTCTCCCGGAAAGAGCCGGACACGCGATTTGCGCCCCGCTCGATCAATATCCAATGCCGGTCCGATGACCGATGGGAGCAGACAGCGCAGCAACCGCACACCAAGTCTAGCTTCAAGGTGCCCGTTCGCCACAGTATGGGCGCATATGTCGCAAGAGCGACACAGTTTCGGCGCTCTTTAGTGAGCCTCGCGCATGGCATTTCTTGTGGCAAGATTGTGGCGCACCTCCAAACATTGAAAGAACAAATATGCACATACTGCGGCCGTTCTGCGGAATTTTTACCGCAACGCTTACCCTCCCCACGTTCACTTTTGCCACCGCTGTGGATCAAACAGGCACTTTTCAACCCGCCGCCTCGAACGCGATCCAAGCGGTGACGCAATGCCGGACGATCGAGTCGGATGCAGCGCGCCTGGCGTGCTTCGATGCGGCAGCGGCGACACTGGCGGCCGCAGGCGAGGTCGCCATCGTCAGTCGACAGGAAATTCAACAGAATCAGAGGCGGCTCTTCGGATTCGATGTATCGATCGTCAATCCCTTCGACCGCGACGGACGCACCGAGGAACTTCAGTCGATCACCGCCACCTTGACGTCAGCCCGCAATCTGGGGCGAGGCGAATGGATCATCACGCTCGACGACGGCTCCATCTGGCGAAAGATCGACTCAGGCGACCTCAGCCTTTCGACGCGCCGCCGGTATTCCGTCACGGTCCGTCGGGCGGCGATGGGCAGCTATATGATGAAAGTGGGCGACGCGCCGCCTTTCCGGGTCAGACGACAGTAGACGCTACCGTTGAATCGCCGTTCGCGTCGCATAGGGCGCGGGCTCCGGGGTGCAGGAGGCTGCGATGAGTTGGATCGCCATGAGACACAACAGGGCCGCAACCAGGGCCTGGAGCCGTTTTGAAACAGCGAGAAGGATCGACCGGGCCAAAGGACGTGCTCCGAATGATGTTGCCGCCTCCGCCCCGCAAGGCGCGCGCCAAGTCGTCGCGGCGCCGTGATTCCCTTCGTTCGCGCGTTCGACTTCGCCTATGGCCGATGCGACCGGGTGTCTCCCTTGATCCAGCGTGTGATCGCTGAAAACCCGGGGCCCTTCACCTTCACCGGCACGGGAACCTATATCGTCGGCCGGCCCGAGGCGGGGGCGACCGCGGCGGTCATCGATCCCGGCCCTCTGAGCCAGGCTCATCTGAACGCCCTCCTTGACGCGGTAAAGGGCCGCACCGTCAGCCACATCCTCGTTACGCACACCCACCGCGACCACGCCTCTCTCTCGCTCGCCCGTTCGCGGAAAGAACCGGCGCAACCATCCTCGCCGCCCGACCGCCGGCCGCCGATACCCATGCTTCGGGCGCGGTGGACGAAGATGAGGATGCGGAGTTTCGTCCGGATGTCCTGTTGACCGAAGGCGAGCGTTTGGACGGCGACGAGTGGAATCTCGAAGTCTTGGCGACGCCAGGTCATGCGTCCAACCACCTGGCCTTCATCCTGGAGGAAGAGAACGCCTTGTTCAGCGGCGACCACGTCATAGCGTGGTCGACAACGGTCGT includes the following:
- a CDS encoding TonB-dependent receptor domain-containing protein; translated protein: MAIRTTAPSAAWRLIRRDVEWGVVDGLRLRGGANRAVRAPSIGELYAPTNTSFPSVGTPSAAGLSGDPCDIRSSYRNGTNAAQVRALCIAQGISAASVDSYQFGNNQVSGITGGNVNLEEETADTWSVGAVYQSRFQNAWLSGISASIDYYNIEITNVIGTVGAAAQLQGCYNAQGQNPTYDATNGYCQLFQRDPLTGNVVQARELNQNLATLKTSGIDAQVDYRIDAADVGLPDIGAFNVNVVVGWLENWERQDTAGGPFINRTGTIDSVFGNTFPEWKLLTSVNWSKGPFGAGVRWRRVGEMTQFGTTNVLEPLHYFDVNASWSINDAVALRAGVNNVGDESPRVYSPGVQANTDPSTYDVLGRRYYVGLTAKF
- a CDS encoding TonB-dependent receptor plug domain-containing protein gives rise to the protein MRLLRCLLPSVIGPALDIDRAGRKSRVRLFPGEYALNTIKYRSGLLASTIIGGAALALVASPSFAQTADQATEVGEIVVTGSRIARQDYRSTSPIVTVDTEDFQATGSVTIDTLLNDMPQFVPSINSTSNNPSNGGQANLNLRGLGTSRTLVLMNGRRVVPSNSSGVVDVNIIPTALIKNIEVISGGASAAYGSDALAGVANFILNESFEGVQIDAQYGQTDRSDGATESYSLTLGGNFADDRGNMVLSLGRSTRAQIYNAARDWAAISGASGTTPLGSTTFDAGNLPSQAFINSYFGTPTVCPTSSNPTAPCVGNSGQFGFNNNNSLFSYVLTRNFQSPGGITYDGFAQPGVGTYAFNTGALNSLQLPLDRYNVYAGGRYKINENAEVYGNVLFTQYEAQQELAATPAANNVPGTGFRVPSTNPFITGDIRTFLNARPNPAGSFLLNKRFTEVGGRIGNDRYDVYQITTGVRGQVPKSSWTYDVYAQYGRVDNVNTQTGNVSRSAVQRLLDAPDGGASLCTGGFDPFGESNLSASCVNYISRRAQNTTISEQRVVEASLQGKLFELPAGEARGAFGVQYRQDDFAFRPDASLAQTNPVTPHLGLNGLPDGGNVGGSEIAGFNPQQALSGSTNSRELFAEVLLPVLSDLPFVQSLELTLGYRYSDYSTIGGVAAYKARRRMGRR